DNA from Rhodospirillaceae bacterium:
ACATACGGGTTCTCATTCTAAAGAAAGGGTGCCGTTCGTGGGTATTGCTAACGGGTATCGTTAACGATATTTGACCGAAAGAATCTCATAGGATTTTGACCCGGCGGGCGTCGTCACTTCGACGAAGCTGCCCTTTTCCTTGCCGAT
Protein-coding regions in this window:
- a CDS encoding transcription elongation factor GreA, with the protein product IGKEKGSFVEVTTPAGSKSYEILSVKYR